The region GATACCCATTTTATGCTCCTCGTTACCCAGGCTCAGGCCCTTAGATCCTTTCTCCACGATAAAGCCCGTGAATTTATCACCGTCCACCTGCGCGAACACGATAAACACATCCGCAAAACCGGCGTTCGTGATCCACATTTTCTGGCCGTTCAGGATGTAATGCGAGCCCGCTTCGTTCAGAACTGCCTTGGTTTTAGCCGCCAAGGCGTCAGAACCAGAGCCCGGCTCCGTTAAGCAGTAAGCCGACGTCCACTCGCCGCTCACCAGCTTCGGGATATACTTGTTCTTCTGCTCCTCGGTGCCGAAGTATAAAATGGGCAGCGTGCCGATACCCGTATGAGCAGCAAAAGCAACCGGGAACGAGTGTCCACCACCTACAGCCTCCGTTACCAGTAACGAGGTATTAAAGTCCATATCCAGGCCGCCGTACTGCTCCGGAATAGACACAGCGAACAATCCAAGTTCCCCGGCCTTTTTCATGAGTCCTTCCATCAGGCCTTCCTCGTGGTTATCCAGGCGGTCGAGCAGCGGGTACACTTCCTCGCGCACAAAATCCTTACAGGTCTGCGCCATCATTAGCTGCTCCTCGTTAAAGTCAGCAGGGATAAAGACATCCTGCGGATTGGTCTCCTTTATCAGGAATTCACCACCCTGGATAGCGGCTGTTTTTTTATCTGTTATATTTTCCATGTTTTTTGATTTTATCTGTTCGTATCAGGTATCACGTATCAAGTAGCACGACTTTATAACTTGTTAATAAGGCCATTCAGCATCTTCTGCACGTCCGATACCTGTTGCATAAGCTTTTTATTATCTTCTCCTCCTACAAATCCAAAGACATCTGCTAAGATCATTTGCGTTTCCACTTCAAAAGCTGACCCTAATGCTACTTTCAGAAACTGGGCAAATTCTTTGTTCGAGCCTCTGCCAGCACCTTCAGCAATGTTTGATGCCACAGACACAACGGCACGATTCACCTGAGACTTCAAGCCATATTTCTCGTCAGCAGGAAACTTGGCTGATATAGTATAGACCAGCTTTGCCAGCTCCATCGACTCCTTCCAGACTCTCAGTTCTTTGAAATTGTGCATTTGTATAGTCGTGATTCGTGTGTCGTGATACGTGATTTGAAAATATTACTTCAATAACTCGAACACACCGGCGACACCTTGCCCACCGCCAACGCAGGCCGTAACGAGGCCATGCTTGCCGCCGGTGCGGCGCAGGTCGCTGAAAAGCTGCACACTCAGCTTAGCCCCGGAGCAACCCAGCGGGTGGCCCAGCGCAATGGCACCACCGTTGATGTTCAGCTTATCCGGGTCAAAGTCTAAGTGGCGCATCACAGCGATAGATTGCGCGGCGAAGGCCTCATTCATTTCGATCAGGTCGATGTCGTTTAGCGTCATCCCTGCCTGCTTCAAGGCCTTCGGAACGGCCGCTATGGGGCCCATACCCATGATGCGCGGGTCTACCCCACCGGTTCCGTAACTGATCAGGCGCGCAATCGGCTCCAGGTTCAGCTCTTTTACCATGCGCTCGCTCATCACGATCACAAAGGCCGCCCCGTCGGATGTCTGGGAAGAGTTACCGGCCGTTACCGTACCACCTGCCGCAAACACCGGTTTCAGCCGGGCCAATGCTTCCAGAGACGTATCGGCACGCGGACCTTCGTCGGTATCCACCACATAAGTGCGGGTCTTTTTCTTCCCGTTCTCGTCAAGGTAAGTCTCCTCCACGGTCACCGGCACGATCTGGTCTTTGAAGTAACCGTTCTTGATCGCATTGATCGCTCTCTGGTGCGATTTGAAGGCAAACGCATCCTGGTCTTCACGTGAAACATTATAATCGGCAGCCACCGCCTCCGCCGTCAGGCCCATGCTCAGGTACCAGTCGGGGTTTTCTTTGGCGATCTTGTAGTTGGGCACCGTCTTCCAGCCTGCCGTTGGCACCAGCGACATCGACTCCGTGCCACCTGCCACGATGCAATCGGCCATACCTACCGAAATACGGTTAGCGGCAATGGCAATGGTTTCCAAGCCGGAGCCGCAGTAGCGGTTCACCGTCATACCACTCACCGACATGGGCAGCGCCAGCAGCGAGATCATGCGGCCAATCTGCAGACCCTGCTCAGCCTCCGGCACTGCGTTGCCCACGATCAGGTCG is a window of Pontibacter kalidii DNA encoding:
- a CDS encoding four helix bundle protein, with the protein product MHNFKELRVWKESMELAKLVYTISAKFPADEKYGLKSQVNRAVVSVASNIAEGAGRGSNKEFAQFLKVALGSAFEVETQMILADVFGFVGGEDNKKLMQQVSDVQKMLNGLINKL
- a CDS encoding thiolase family protein; this translates as MNNAYIVAGFRSAVGKAGRGGFRFTRPDDLAADVIKHLLDSVPALDPERVDDLIVGNAVPEAEQGLQIGRMISLLALPMSVSGMTVNRYCGSGLETIAIAANRISVGMADCIVAGGTESMSLVPTAGWKTVPNYKIAKENPDWYLSMGLTAEAVAADYNVSREDQDAFAFKSHQRAINAIKNGYFKDQIVPVTVEETYLDENGKKKTRTYVVDTDEGPRADTSLEALARLKPVFAAGGTVTAGNSSQTSDGAAFVIVMSERMVKELNLEPIARLISYGTGGVDPRIMGMGPIAAVPKALKQAGMTLNDIDLIEMNEAFAAQSIAVMRHLDFDPDKLNINGGAIALGHPLGCSGAKLSVQLFSDLRRTGGKHGLVTACVGGGQGVAGVFELLK